CGCCGATCTTCTCATGCACCGCGCTCTCGTTGCGCGACAGCGCCATGATCTCGCCGAAGCCTTCGGCATGCGCCAGAAGGTGGGCCGGTTCGGGAGAGATGCGGGTTGCCGTGAGGCCGACTTCGGCGGCAACGAGTTCTGCTTCGGAAATGCCGAGCTGCGAGGCTATATCGCGCTCGCGCATCTTCGGGTTGTCACGGCGGAAGGCGCGGATATCCTCGGGTGTCTTGGTCGTCATCGGTCTCGTCTCGTCTTACTTGTTCAGAATTAGTTTGCCCTGGCGGGTGATCTTCATGCGGTAGTCGGAGCCCTGGTGGCGAATGATGACCTCATTGCCGCCTTTGAAGAGCGTCTCGCTTTGAAGCACGGGTGCGCCGTTTTCGCTTGCTTCGGCCCGTCCGGCCGTTTTGTCGTCATTCATCCTGATCGATATTGTCTGTTCGGGTTAAAACTTGAATCTTCGAATCCTGTTTTATAAGTTGACTCTATTAGTCACCTTTGTCTATCCACGCAATAGACGTTTTCCGAAGTGAGCGATAGGATGGGGTGTCGCCGGGCAGCACGTCCGCCGCCCGACACTTCCGATCCAAAACCGCCGGAGATTTGAGAAATGAAAATTTTCCCATGCGCCGCCGCCGCGCTTTTCGCCCTGTCGCAGCCGATCCTGGCCCAGGAGACCGCCACGGGCGATGCCGCCATGCCGGCGGACGGAAAGGCGGGACTTTCGATCTCGCTCAATGCGCTGGATACGACCGACAATGGCTGCAAGCTGACCTTCCTGGTGGAAAACAACCTGTCGGCGCCGATCGACAGCCTGCAGGCTGAAGTGGCGCTGTTCGACACGGAGGGCGTCGTTGACAGGCTGACCATGCTCGACTTCCTGTCGCTGCCGGCCGGCAAGATGCGGGTGCGCCAGTTCGAACTGCCGGGCGCGGGCTGCGATGCGCTTGGCGGCCTGCTGCTCAACGACCTCAAGGTCTGCGATGTGGCCGGAGCCGATTGCATGGCAGAGCTTGAAACCGGTTCGAAAGCCGGCATTCCCTTCGACGGCTGAGACGCCGGTCGACAAGACACTGCGCGCTCTGCGCCAAGACCAATAAGACAATAAGACATGCCAAGACGAAGCTGCCGATGACGGATGACAGGGCGATGTTTGCGATGGGTTTGCCGGGCGGTGTCCGCGACGCGGAGCCGGTGGAGCCCGTTTCTCCTCCGCAAACCGCGGCAAAGGCGGATGCGCCTGTCGTGGCGCCGGCCAGCCGCAAGCCTGCCGATCTCGACGCCGTCGTCCTGGAACTGAAGGCGGCAGCCGGTGTTGCCGCCGCAACCAAGGCCGATGAGCCTGCGTCGGCCGAAGATGTGCCTGAACTGGCAGCCGAACAGGAAGATTTCGGCAGCATCCCCCTGCCGCGCGTCAATGGCGGCAACGAAAAGGCCTCGACAGGCAGACGCCTGCCTGTGGCTGCGCTGGTTTCCGTTCTCTTTCATGGCGCGGTCTTTGCCATGGCCATGCATGTGACTGAAATCATTCCCGAAGCGCCGCAGGAAGAGGGCGGAGCCGTCGTCAGCGTCGTGATGCTGGGCAATGGCGATGTCGATGCGGCTGCCAGTGGCGCGGAAGAGGCTCAGCCAACCGAGGTCGAGGCCCAGCCGGTTCCGGTGGAACAGGCGGCTACCGCCGAGGTCGAGAGCCTGAGCCCCGAAGTCTCCGAACCGCCGCCGGTCGAAACGCTCGCTGAGACCACGCCGGCAGCCGAAACGGTAACTGCAGCGCCGGTTGAGGCGGCCGAGGCGGTTCCCACGGAAGCGACCGAAGCAGCACCTGCGGCAGCGCTTTCTAGCCCCGAACCCGAGGTGCTGGCTGTCGCGCCAAGCGAAGCGACGGCCCCGGACACTGTGGCCCCTGCAGCGCCGCTCGTCTCCGAGGTCGCGCCACCGCCCGAAACCGAAGTGGCCGCTCCGCCCGAATTGGCTTATGCCGCGCGCCCCGAGACCGAGGAGGTCGAAGCGCCGCCGCCAGTCGAGAGACTTGCAGCGCAGATGCCGCAGGCGGAGACGATTACGGCGCAGGAAGATGACCCTGAACTTGCCTATGATATCGCGCCGCCGGTTCCTCAGCCCAACCCCTGGGAATCAGAGCCGCTTCCTGAAGACCAGGTGGCAACCCGTCAGGCCCAGGCAGAGCGCCAGCGTGAACAGGCCGCCGAGCAGAGAAGGGTTGCGCAGCGTCAGAGCGCCGGTTCCGGCGGCCAGTCGGCGCGCGATGCGCGCCGTGGGTCTGTCAGCGGCACATCCGAGCGGGGAGCCACCCAGGCAGCCGAATCGCGCAGCGGTTCGTCAGGCGATGGCGCGGCGGCAATGGCAAATTATGCGGGCAGGGTACAGGCACGGCTTGCCCGGTCGGTTGCGGCGGAACGCTATTATCGTGATCTCGGTCCACTCACGACCACGGTGACCATCCGGCTGACGCTCAACCGTTCAGGCAATATCGCCGCCCTGTCGCTGGCGCGTTCCTCGGGAAACAGCCAGGTGGATGCGGTTGTCCTGCAGCGCGCGCGGGCAGCAGGCTCCTTCGGGCCGTTTCCGGAAAGCTACGCGGGCGCGCAGAAGAGCTTCACCCTGCCGGTCAATCTCACGCTGCGCCGATAGAATATCCGCTCACGCACTGCCGATTGTCCGCTGCAGGCCCTGCAGCGCCGGCTGATAGTTCGGGTTCAGCCTCTTGGCTTGCTGATAATAGGAGGCCGCCTTGGTGAAATCGCCCTGGCGCTCGAAGATCAGGCCGAGATTGGCCCAGCTCTCGGCATTCTGCTGGTCGAGCGCCAGCGCCTTGTCGAAATCGGCGCGGGCGTTCTGGTCGTCATTCAGCGCCAGATAGGAGACGCCGCGACCATTATAGGGCTGCGGAGCCTTGGGCGAGAGCGAGATCGCCTTGGAGAAATCGGCGATCGCCAGCTC
This window of the Martelella lutilitoris genome carries:
- a CDS encoding energy transducer TonB family protein — protein: MTDDRAMFAMGLPGGVRDAEPVEPVSPPQTAAKADAPVVAPASRKPADLDAVVLELKAAAGVAAATKADEPASAEDVPELAAEQEDFGSIPLPRVNGGNEKASTGRRLPVAALVSVLFHGAVFAMAMHVTEIIPEAPQEEGGAVVSVVMLGNGDVDAAASGAEEAQPTEVEAQPVPVEQAATAEVESLSPEVSEPPPVETLAETTPAAETVTAAPVEAAEAVPTEATEAAPAAALSSPEPEVLAVAPSEATAPDTVAPAAPLVSEVAPPPETEVAAPPELAYAARPETEEVEAPPPVERLAAQMPQAETITAQEDDPELAYDIAPPVPQPNPWESEPLPEDQVATRQAQAERQREQAAEQRRVAQRQSAGSGGQSARDARRGSVSGTSERGATQAAESRSGSSGDGAAAMANYAGRVQARLARSVAAERYYRDLGPLTTTVTIRLTLNRSGNIAALSLARSSGNSQVDAVVLQRARAAGSFGPFPESYAGAQKSFTLPVNLTLRR
- the hemP gene encoding hemin uptake protein HemP; its protein translation is MNDDKTAGRAEASENGAPVLQSETLFKGGNEVIIRHQGSDYRMKITRQGKLILNK